One genomic segment of Ricinus communis isolate WT05 ecotype wild-type chromosome 3, ASM1957865v1, whole genome shotgun sequence includes these proteins:
- the LOC8282085 gene encoding calmodulin, with amino-acid sequence MIGIAGVCCRLAGDLVQALGAARSRSTPNCLEPSAVPHHQVDEFMIRALTAVFDMENNGKIKKEKARQVVEKLGLGYGQEEEETFTANEVAAEEVLSGLDQAPERQQLLHEAFKIFDEDGNGYIEAAEVKRVLQCLGLDKGWDITDIEKMLKVVDLNMDGKVDFTEFESMMMMMTTRP; translated from the coding sequence atgattgGGATAGCAGGAGTGTGCTGCAGATTGGCTGGTGACCTCGTGCAAGCATTAGGAGCAGCAAGATCGAGGTCAACACCTAATTGCCTTGAACCAAGTGCAGTACCTCATCATCAAGTTGATGAATTCATGATCAGGGCCTTGACGGCTGTGTTTGATATGGAGAATAATGGCAAGATAAAGAAGGAGAAAGCACGCCAAGTTGTGGAGAAGCTCGGTCTGGGGTATggccaagaagaagaagagacatTCACAGCAAATGAAGTGGCGGCGGAAGAGGTTCTTAGTGGATTGGATCAGGCGCCGGAGCGACAGCAGCTGCTGCATGAAGCCTTCAAAATATTTGATGAGGATGGGAATGGATATATAGAGGCAGCGGAGGTGAAAAGGGTGCTGCAATGCCTGGGCCTGGACAAGGGCTGGGACATCACTGATATTGAGAAGATGTTGAAGGTTGTTGATTTGAACATGGATGGAAAGGTTGATTTTACAGAGTTCGAGtcgatgatgatgatgatgacgacGAGGccttaa
- the LOC8282082 gene encoding beta-amyrin 28-monooxygenase isoform X2 has product MKMRKFVTPVLKPDTLRKYVHIVDAITRQHLRDHWGGKQVVEVYPFAKDLTFVLACRLLLGIDDEEAISQLQKPFAHFSAGLLSLPLDLPGTNFRRAIKAAKQLRNEFEVMIKRWKTDTSQSQGILSQHLVEINEEGQSTSESEMATRILALISASYDNVSTAMTFVIKYLAEMPNVYDAVLREQMGIAKAKEAEVGLNWDDIQKMRYSWNVASEVLRLHPPANGAFREVIHNFMYAGYLIPKGWKLHWNAFATHKSAEYFPEPEKFEPSRFEGNGIVPYSYVPFGGGAHMCPGKEYARIAMLVLMHNVVTNFKLEKVFPNEKVIGLPVLRPAKGLPLRLHPQHSLST; this is encoded by the exons ATGAAGATGCGCAAATTTGTGACCCCAGTTTTGAAGCCAGACACTCTCCGCAAGTATGTCCATATTGTTGATGCTATAACAAGGCAACATCTTCGGGATCATTGGGGTGGCAAACAAGTGGTTGAGGTTTACCCTTTCGCTAAGGATCTCACCTTCGTCCTAGCGTGCCGTTTGCTTTTAGGAATTGATGATGAGGAAGCCATTTCACAGCTTCAGAAGCCATTTGCCCACTTTTCAGCAGGGCTTCTGTCATTGCCACTTGATCTTCCAGGGACCAATTTTAGGCGTGCTATTAAAGCAGCAAAGCAGCTCCGCAATGAGTTCGAAGTTATGATTAAGCGCTGGAAGACTGATACTTCACAATCACAAGGCATATTGTCCCAACATTTAGTAGAAATCAATGAGGAGGGTCAATCTACAAGTGAATCCGAAATGGCAACCAGGATTTTAGCTTTGATAAGTGCTTCTTATGACAATGTAAGCACTGCAATGACCTTTGTCATCAAGTATCTAGCAGAGATGCCCAATGTGTACGATGCAGTCTTAAGAG AGCAAATGGGGAttgcaaaagcaaaagaagcaGAAGTGGGATTGAATTGGGATGACATACAAAAGATGAGGTACTCATGGAATGTGGCAAGTGAAGTGCTAAGACTCCATCCACCAGCTAATGGAGCATTTAGAGAGGTCATCCATAACTTCATGTACGCTGGATATCTAATTCCTAAGGGCTGGAAG CTGCATTGGAATGCATTTGCTACGCATAAAAGTGCAGAATACTTCCCGGAGCCAGAAAAGTTTGAGCCATCGAGGTTTGAAGGAAATGGGATAGTACCTTACTCATATGTTCCATTTGGAGGAGGAGCTCATATGTGTCCTGGGAAAGAATATGCCCGAATTGCAATGCTAGTTTTGATGCATAATGTGGTTACAAATTTCAAGTTGGAGAAGGTGTTTCCTAATGAGAAAGTTATAGGCCTTCCTGTCTTAAGGCCAGCCAAAGGCCTTCCACTGCGCCTTCATCCTCAGCATTCTTTAagtacataa
- the LOC8282084 gene encoding uncharacterized protein LOC8282084 — protein sequence MGWGNIYKRRVRVFAVAIMIYLDYKAIQQRDKWTIKSKKTALWEKAHERNAKRVLNLIIELEGLWVKLGQYLSTRADVLPHAYISLLKKLQDSLPPRPLQEVCQTIQKELGKSLDDLFSYFDRTPLATASIAQVHRATLINGQEVVVKVQHEGIKTIILEDLKNAKSIVDWIAWAEPQYDFNPMIDEWCKEAPKELDFNIEAENTRIVSSNLGCRNKNKDSRHANQVDVLIPEVIQSSEKVLILEYMDGIRLNDLESLEAYGVDKQKVVEEITRAYAYQIYIDGFFNGDPHPGNFLVSKDPQHRPVLLDFGLTKKISSSIKQALAKMFLASVEGDHVALLSAFAEMGLKLRLDLPEQAMEVTNVFFRTSTPANEAFENMKSLAEQRSKNMKVIQEKMKLSQKEVKRFNPVDAFPGDIVIFSRVLNLLRGLSSTMDVRIIYQEIMRPFAEFALQGNINKGPTVNAQWIHNTPVHSDVETKLRQLLIELGNEDKILGIQVCAYKDGEVIIDTAAGVLGRYDPRPVQPDSLFPVFSVTKGITAGMLHWLVDNGKVKLDDSVANIWPQFGTSGKDLIKVYHVLNHTSGLHNALSNLREENPMQLCNWDECLNQICLSVPETEPGKEQLYHYLSFGWLCGGIIEHASGKRFQEILEEAIIRPLKIEGELYVGIPPGVESRLATLMVDMNDLSKLVEMRSRPDLPSTFQPSNITQLLTTVPALFNMLIVRRATIPAANGHCSARALARYYAALADGGLTPPPHSSFTKPALGSHPHIPKFSSEKTPKKQKGKRKEVTTTSKKRSSDYSRNHNKDLEEGNNGNDGYTRLATDGSSSASAADSFAGGDGNKRDNVTRIFTDPRIHDAFLGVGEYENLAVPNGKFGLGFRRNSSNDGSLIGFGHSGMGGSTGFCDIKNRFAIAVTVNKLSVGFVTRKIAELVCSEVNVPLPEELSISGERGPDLELNIGKPLIN from the exons ATGGGATGGGGAAACATTTACAAAAGGCGGGTGAGAGTATTCGCAGTGGCCATAATGATCTATCTTGATTATAAG GCTATACAGCAAAGAGATAAATGGACCATCAAATCCAAAAAAACTGCTTTGTGGGAGAAGGCACATGAGCGCAATGCTAAGCGTGTCCTCAACTTGATAATAGAGTTGGAAGGTTTGTGGGTAAAACTTGGCCAGTACTTATCCACACGTGCTGATGTGCTTCCTCATGCATATATATCTCTTCTCAAGAAGTTACAGGACTCTCTTCCTCCTCGTCCCTTGCAAGAG GTTTGCCAGACTATACAGAAAGAATTGGGGAAATCCTTGGATgatcttttctcatattttgaCAGAACTCCTTTGGCAACAGCATCA ATTGCACAAGTCCATCGTGCAACATTGATAAATGGGCAGGAGGTGGTTGTTAAAGTTCAACATGAGGGCataaaaacaattatattaGAG GACTTAAAGAATGCCAAGTCAATTGTTGACTGGATAGCATGGGCAGAACCACAATATGACTTTAATCCCATGATAGATGAGTGGTGCAAAGAAGCTCCAAAAGAACTTGACTTCAATATTGAAGCTG AGAATACCAGAATTGTGTCTAGTAATCTTGGTTgcagaaataaaaataaggatagCAGGCATGCCAATCAAGTGGATGTTTTAATACCAGAGGTTATTCAG TCAAGTGAAAAAGTCCTAATTTTAGAGTACATGGATGGAATTCGTTTGAATGATCTTGAATCTCTTGAAGCTTATGGTGTTGACAAACAAAAGGTTGTTGAAGAAATAACACGAGCCTATgcttatcaaatatatattgatgGATTTTTTAACGGCGACCCTCATCCTG GAAATTTCCTGGTGAGTAAGGATCCTCAACATCGGCCAGTTTTACTTGATTTTGGACTTACAAAGAAAATATCTTCTTCTATAAAACAAGCACTGGCCAAAATGTTTCTAGCATCTGTTGAG GGGGACCATGTAGCCCTTTTGTCAGCCTTTGCAGAAATGGGGCTCAAGCTGCGTCTGGACCTTCCGGAGCAGGCTATGGAAGTAACAAATGTTTTCTTTCGTACTTCAACGCCAGCGAATGAAGCTTTT GAAAACATGAAATCTTTGGCCGAGCAAAGATCAAAAAACATGAAGGTAATACAGGAAAAGATGAAGCTCAGCCAAAAAGAAGTTAAACGCTTTAATCCA GTTGATGCATTTCCTGGAGACATTGTAATATTTTCAAGGGTCCTCAATCTTTTGAGAG GGCTTTCATCAACGATGGACGTCCGCATCATATATCAAGAGATCATGAGACCATTTGCAGAATTTGCTCTGCAAGG AAACATCAATAAGGGACCGACAGTAAATGCACAATGGATCCACAATACACCTGTTCATTCAGATGTAGAGACAAAGTTGAGGCAGCTTTTAATTGAGCTTGGGAATGAAGACAAAATACTTGGAATCCAG GTGTGTGCCTACAAAGATGGAGAGGTCATTATTGATACTGCTGCAGGAGTCCTTGGAAGATATGATCCTCGCCCAGTTCAGCCTGATAGCCTTTTTCCTGTTTTTTCTGTGACAAAGGGAATCACAGCAGGAATGTTACATTGGCTCGTTGACAATGG AAAAGTCAAGCTCGATGATAGTGTTGCTAATATCTGGCCACAATTTGGAACTAGTGGAAAAGATCTTATAAAG GTTTATCATGTGCTTAACCATACATCTGGCTTGCACAATGCATTGTCCAACCTTAGAGAAGAAAATCCTATGCAACTATGTAACTGGGATGAATGCCTGAATCAGATTTGTCTTTCAGTACCTGAGACAGAGCCTGGCAAGGAGCAGTTATATCACTATCTGTCTTTTGGTTGGCTGTGTGGTGGAATAATTGAG CATGCCTCCGGTAAGAGATTTCAGGAGATCCTTGAAGAAGCAATTATTCGGCCCCTCAAAATTGAAGGCGAGCTATATGTAGGAATTCCTCCTG GTGTGGAATCTCGACTGGCAACCCTGATGGTAGATATGAATGATCTCAGCAAACTTGTAGAGATGAGAAGTCGTCCTGACCTGCCATCCACCTTCCAGCCAAGCAACATTACCCAACTATTAACTACTGTGCCTGCTTTATTTAACATGCTGATTGTGCGCCGTGCAACCATACCCGCTGCCAACGGACATTGCTCAGCCCGTGCTCTTGCGCGGTACTATGCAGCCCTTGCTGATGGAGGCCTGACTCCACCACCGCATTCCTCTTTCACCAAGCCAGCCCTCGGTAGCCACCCCCACATTCCCAAATTTTCTTCCGAGAAAACCCCTAAAAAGCAAAAAGGTAAACGCAAGGAAGTGACTACAACTTCAAAGAAGAGATCCAGTGATTATTCAAGGAACCATAATAAAGATTTGGAGGAGGGTAATAATGGTAATGATGGTTACACCAGGCTTGCTACTGATGGCAGCAGCAGTGCTAGTGCTGCTGACAGCTTTGCAGGCGGTGATGGTAACAAAAGAGATAATGTTACAAGGATTTTTACTGATCCTAGAATTCACGATGCATTTTTGGGAGTAGGCGAGTATGAGAACTTGGCGGTTCCAAATGGAAAATTTGGACTAGGATTTAGGAGGAATAGTTCAAATGATGGATCTTTAATTGGCTTTGGACATTCAGGAATGGGGGGATCCACAGGGTTTTGCGATATCAAAAACAGGTTTGCTATTGCAGTGACTGTGAACAAATTGTCAGTCGGTTTTGTGACTAGAAAAATCGCTGAGCTTGTTTGTTCAGAGGTGAATGTCCCATTGCCGGAAGAGTTGTCAATTTCTGGTGAAAGAGGACCCGATTTAGAGCTAAATATAGGAAAACCATTGATTAACTAA
- the LOC8282082 gene encoding beta-amyrin 28-monooxygenase isoform X1: MELIHSVFISAIFSIALVLYFLNYKSKPRKDRAESLIPTPPGTTGWPLIGETLEYLSTTKAGIPEKFINDRRKRYSSKLFKTSLLGQPTVLLCNADGNKFIFSNENKLVTSWWPSSVDKFFDTQNASKTEESMKMRKFVTPVLKPDTLRKYVHIVDAITRQHLRDHWGGKQVVEVYPFAKDLTFVLACRLLLGIDDEEAISQLQKPFAHFSAGLLSLPLDLPGTNFRRAIKAAKQLRNEFEVMIKRWKTDTSQSQGILSQHLVEINEEGQSTSESEMATRILALISASYDNVSTAMTFVIKYLAEMPNVYDAVLREQMGIAKAKEAEVGLNWDDIQKMRYSWNVASEVLRLHPPANGAFREVIHNFMYAGYLIPKGWKLHWNAFATHKSAEYFPEPEKFEPSRFEGNGIVPYSYVPFGGGAHMCPGKEYARIAMLVLMHNVVTNFKLEKVFPNEKVIGLPVLRPAKGLPLRLHPQHSLST; encoded by the exons ATGGAACTTATTCATTCTGTGTTTATTTCAGCTATTTTCTCAATCGCCCTTGTGCTGTACTTTCTAAATTACAAGTCTAAACCCAGAAAAGATAGGGCAGAATCACTAATCCCCACTCCACCAGGTACCACTGGATGGCCCCTCATCGGCGAAACTTTAGAATATCTGTCCACTACCAAGGCAGGTATCCCTGAGAAATTCATCAATGATAGAAGGAAAAGGTACTCCTCCAAGCTCTTCAAGACCTCTTTGCTTGGCCAACCTACCGTCCTTTTGTGCAATGCTGACGgtaacaaatttattttctccaatGAAAACAAGCTCGTCACCTCCTGGTGGCCTAGCTCTGTCGATAAATTCTTTGATACTCAAAATGCATCCAAGACTGAGGAGTCCATGAAGATGCGCAAATTTGTGACCCCAGTTTTGAAGCCAGACACTCTCCGCAAGTATGTCCATATTGTTGATGCTATAACAAGGCAACATCTTCGGGATCATTGGGGTGGCAAACAAGTGGTTGAGGTTTACCCTTTCGCTAAGGATCTCACCTTCGTCCTAGCGTGCCGTTTGCTTTTAGGAATTGATGATGAGGAAGCCATTTCACAGCTTCAGAAGCCATTTGCCCACTTTTCAGCAGGGCTTCTGTCATTGCCACTTGATCTTCCAGGGACCAATTTTAGGCGTGCTATTAAAGCAGCAAAGCAGCTCCGCAATGAGTTCGAAGTTATGATTAAGCGCTGGAAGACTGATACTTCACAATCACAAGGCATATTGTCCCAACATTTAGTAGAAATCAATGAGGAGGGTCAATCTACAAGTGAATCCGAAATGGCAACCAGGATTTTAGCTTTGATAAGTGCTTCTTATGACAATGTAAGCACTGCAATGACCTTTGTCATCAAGTATCTAGCAGAGATGCCCAATGTGTACGATGCAGTCTTAAGAG AGCAAATGGGGAttgcaaaagcaaaagaagcaGAAGTGGGATTGAATTGGGATGACATACAAAAGATGAGGTACTCATGGAATGTGGCAAGTGAAGTGCTAAGACTCCATCCACCAGCTAATGGAGCATTTAGAGAGGTCATCCATAACTTCATGTACGCTGGATATCTAATTCCTAAGGGCTGGAAG CTGCATTGGAATGCATTTGCTACGCATAAAAGTGCAGAATACTTCCCGGAGCCAGAAAAGTTTGAGCCATCGAGGTTTGAAGGAAATGGGATAGTACCTTACTCATATGTTCCATTTGGAGGAGGAGCTCATATGTGTCCTGGGAAAGAATATGCCCGAATTGCAATGCTAGTTTTGATGCATAATGTGGTTACAAATTTCAAGTTGGAGAAGGTGTTTCCTAATGAGAAAGTTATAGGCCTTCCTGTCTTAAGGCCAGCCAAAGGCCTTCCACTGCGCCTTCATCCTCAGCATTCTTTAagtacataa